In the genome of Sciurus carolinensis chromosome 3, mSciCar1.2, whole genome shotgun sequence, one region contains:
- the Rilp gene encoding rab-interacting lysosomal protein isoform X1: MEPRRAAPGPPGWRPRVPSGSATAAELVYHLAGALGTELQLLARRFGPEAAAGLVPLVVRALELLEKAAVGPSPDSLQVSAQQAELELRWLRQENEHLRRELRSPQEERALLQQLKEVTDRQRDELRAYNRDLLQRSQETEALQEQLQRLLLVNVELRHKLAAVQAQLRAAQDRERAHELPLKSPDKHAEEQRRKPDPITPEDPVYTPLQPEHPPEAGQCGLSREEVEQILQERNELKTNVFLLKEELAYFQRELLTDHRVPGLLLEAMKVAVRKQRKKIKAKMLGTPEEAESSDDEDGSWLLLSSNKGDDPPPPESRIQSFFGSWFQNEAEVPEAKTSNTTPSELGGEEETPHLEPVGTPPAPNS; the protein is encoded by the exons ATGGAGCCTAGGAGGGCGGCGCCTGGGCCACCCGGCTGGAGGCCTCGAGTGCCCTCAGGGTCCGCGACGGCAGCTGAGCTCGTGTACCATCTAGCGGGGGCCCTGGGCACTGAGCTGCAACTGCTGGCTCGCCGTTTTGGCCCGGAGGCAGCGGCGGGGCTGGTGCCGCTTGTGGTGCGGGCGCTGGAGCTCCTGGAAAAGGCTGCGGTTGGGCCCTCCCCGGACTCG CTGCAGGTGTCTGCACAGCAGGCCGAACTGGAGCTGcggtggttgaggcaggagaacgAGCACCTCCGTAGAGAACTACGCTCGCCGCAGG AGGAGCGAGCGCTGCTGCAGCAGCTCAAGGAGGTGACGGACAGACAGCGGGACGAGCTCCGGGCTTATAACCGCGACCTGCTGCAACGCAGCCAGGAGACGGAGGCT TTGCAGGAGCAGCTGCAGCGCCTCCTGCTGGTGAATGTGGAGCTGCGACACAAGCTGGCAGCCGTGCAAGCCCAGCTGCGGGCAGCACAGGACCGCGAGAGGGCGCACGAGCTACCACTGAAAAGCCCTGACAAGCATGCTGAAGAGCAGAGGCGGAAGCCTGATCCAATAACCCCTGAGGACCCG GTGTATACCCCACTGCAGCCAGAGCACCCTCCAGAGGCAGGGCAGTGTGGCTTAAGCAGGGAGGAGGTTGAGCAGATCCTTCAAGAGCGGAATGAACTCAAAACCAATGTGTTCCTGCTCAAGGAGGAGTTGGCCTACTTCCAGCG GGAATTGCTCACAGACCACAGAGTCCCTGGGCTTCTGCTTGAAGCCATGAAGGTGGCTGTCAGGAAGCAGCGGAAAAAGATCAAGGCCAAGATGTTAGGGACACCAGAGGAAGCAGAAAGCAG TGATGATGAGGATGGCTCATGGCTCCTGCTCTCCAGCAATAAAGGAGATGACCCTCCACCCCCTGAATCCAGAATACAGAGTTT ctttggctcgtggtttcagaatGAAGCAGAGGTCCCAGAAGCTAAGACCAGCAACACAACTCCCAGTGAACTAGGGGGAGAAGAGGAAACCCCACACTTGGAGCCTGTGGGCACCCCTCCAGCCCCCAACTCCTGA
- the Rilp gene encoding rab-interacting lysosomal protein isoform X2, producing MEPRRAAPGPPGWRPRVPSGSATAAELVYHLAGALGTELQLLARRFGPEAAAGLVPLVVRALELLEKAAVGPSPDSVSAQQAELELRWLRQENEHLRRELRSPQEERALLQQLKEVTDRQRDELRAYNRDLLQRSQETEALQEQLQRLLLVNVELRHKLAAVQAQLRAAQDRERAHELPLKSPDKHAEEQRRKPDPITPEDPVYTPLQPEHPPEAGQCGLSREEVEQILQERNELKTNVFLLKEELAYFQRELLTDHRVPGLLLEAMKVAVRKQRKKIKAKMLGTPEEAESSDDEDGSWLLLSSNKGDDPPPPESRIQSFFGSWFQNEAEVPEAKTSNTTPSELGGEEETPHLEPVGTPPAPNS from the exons ATGGAGCCTAGGAGGGCGGCGCCTGGGCCACCCGGCTGGAGGCCTCGAGTGCCCTCAGGGTCCGCGACGGCAGCTGAGCTCGTGTACCATCTAGCGGGGGCCCTGGGCACTGAGCTGCAACTGCTGGCTCGCCGTTTTGGCCCGGAGGCAGCGGCGGGGCTGGTGCCGCTTGTGGTGCGGGCGCTGGAGCTCCTGGAAAAGGCTGCGGTTGGGCCCTCCCCGGACTCG GTGTCTGCACAGCAGGCCGAACTGGAGCTGcggtggttgaggcaggagaacgAGCACCTCCGTAGAGAACTACGCTCGCCGCAGG AGGAGCGAGCGCTGCTGCAGCAGCTCAAGGAGGTGACGGACAGACAGCGGGACGAGCTCCGGGCTTATAACCGCGACCTGCTGCAACGCAGCCAGGAGACGGAGGCT TTGCAGGAGCAGCTGCAGCGCCTCCTGCTGGTGAATGTGGAGCTGCGACACAAGCTGGCAGCCGTGCAAGCCCAGCTGCGGGCAGCACAGGACCGCGAGAGGGCGCACGAGCTACCACTGAAAAGCCCTGACAAGCATGCTGAAGAGCAGAGGCGGAAGCCTGATCCAATAACCCCTGAGGACCCG GTGTATACCCCACTGCAGCCAGAGCACCCTCCAGAGGCAGGGCAGTGTGGCTTAAGCAGGGAGGAGGTTGAGCAGATCCTTCAAGAGCGGAATGAACTCAAAACCAATGTGTTCCTGCTCAAGGAGGAGTTGGCCTACTTCCAGCG GGAATTGCTCACAGACCACAGAGTCCCTGGGCTTCTGCTTGAAGCCATGAAGGTGGCTGTCAGGAAGCAGCGGAAAAAGATCAAGGCCAAGATGTTAGGGACACCAGAGGAAGCAGAAAGCAG TGATGATGAGGATGGCTCATGGCTCCTGCTCTCCAGCAATAAAGGAGATGACCCTCCACCCCCTGAATCCAGAATACAGAGTTT ctttggctcgtggtttcagaatGAAGCAGAGGTCCCAGAAGCTAAGACCAGCAACACAACTCCCAGTGAACTAGGGGGAGAAGAGGAAACCCCACACTTGGAGCCTGTGGGCACCCCTCCAGCCCCCAACTCCTGA
- the Scarf1 gene encoding scavenger receptor class F member 1 yields MGLGLLFQLLLLWTPGTQGSELDPKGQHVCMGSSPSAELQCCPGWRQKDQECTIPICEGLDACKKDEICVKPGLCRCKPGFFGAQCSSRCPGQYWGPDCRETCPCHPHGHCDPATGKCQCQADRWGSHCEFTCACSSHGHCDPETGVCRCNQGWWSSTCRRPCQCSPTAQCDQSTGACLCHPGWWGRRCSFRCSCNGSPCEQLSGRCICQPGWWDSQCQQKCECVRGHCSATSGQCACPPGFHGARCELPCAPGSYGVQCSKSCGQCEQNAPCSPDTGNCESCEPGWYGTHCQQPCSSGTFGKNCSQQCPHCRLGEACQPQTGHCQHCDPGWLGTRCEDACPTGTFGEGCGSTCPACIQGACDAVTGECVCSAGYWGTSCNSSCPSGFHGNNCSIPCQCAEGLCHPVSGACPYSKNAALIVGLLAPLLLLLLGIACCAYCCWATRLDPKDRPVRDGAALSRMKQQVWGALSSLGSTLSCGSLSSHKLPWVTVSHHDPEVPFNHSFIEPPSAGWASDDSFSSDPESGAEDEVPAYCVPPQEGMVPVTQAESAEASLAGGPFPPPEDTSTPFAIPRTSSLARAKRPSVSFAEGTKFTSQSCRSSGELSSPFRKPKRLSRGAQPGPEGQEAKEATTLEQANTDEAPPAAASPRNSAIDNQYYLEDQTVVERVEAIDNGVQESSGPVATIYMLAGTPQRSEGPFWSIIHRFGNFRKGQAEAKVKTAIPKPPRRALGQNKGSPGLASSSVSQSPGAIAKPPRRARGRNKGSPGLFSGSASQNPGSAPTAKLIGTMESIGAGSEEASRGLGDDIESSGRVQEPVFGNSPQEQDLQKQAEEEGLEEPLYENVVLMSGPLEP; encoded by the exons atggggctggggctgctgtTCCAACTGTTGCTGCTCTGGACTCCAGGGACCCAGGGGTCTGAGCTGGACCCCAAAGGGCAGCACGTCTGCATGGGCAGCAG CCCCTCTGCTGAGCTGCAGTGCTGCCCAGgttggaggcagaaggatcaagaatGCACTATTC CTATCTGTGAGGGGCTGGATGCCTGCAAGAAAGACGAGATATGCGTGAAACCAGGTCTCTGCCGGTGCAAACCTGGATTCTTCGGGGCCCAGTGCAGCTCCC GCTGCCCGGGCCAGTACTGGGGCCCAGACTGCCGTGAGACCTGCCCCTGTCACCCACATGGCCATTGCGACCCAGCCACAGGCAAGTGCCAGTGCCAAGCGGACCGCTGGGGCAGCCATTGCGAGTTCACGTGTGCCTGCAGCTCCCACGGCCACTGTGACCCTGAGACCGGAGTGTGCCGCTGCAACCAGGGCTGGTGGTCATCCACGTGCCGCCGCCCATGCCAGTGCAGTCCCACAGCACAATGTGACCAGTCCACCGGGGCCTGTCTGTGCCACCCAGGCTGGTGGGGCCGCCGCTGCAGCTTCCGCTGCTCCTGCAACGGCTCCCCATGCGAGCAGCTTTCTGGCCGCTGCATCTGCCAGCCAGGCTGGTGGGACTCCCAGTGCCAGCAGAAGTGTGAGTGCGTGCGCGGCCACTGCAGCGCCACCTCGGGCCAATGCGCTTGCCCTCCTGGCTTCCACGGCGCGCGCTGCGAGCTGCCCTGTGCTCCTGGCAGCTATGGGGTACAATGCAGCAAAAG CTGTGGCCAGTGTGAGCAGAATGCTCCATGCTCCCCAGACACAGGCAACTGTGAGTCCTGCGAGCCAGGCTGGTACGGAACCCACTGCCAGCAGCCCTGTTCATCAGGCACCTTTGGCAAGAACTGCAGCCAACAGTGCCCTCACTGCCGGCTTGGGGAGGCCTGTCAGCCACAGACAGGGCACTGTCAGCACTGTGACCCTGGCTGGCTGGGGACCAG GTGTGAAGATGCCTGCCCAACGGGCACCTTTGGGGAGGGCTGTGGCTCTACCTGCCCCGCCTGTATTCAGGGAGCCTGCGATGCTGTGACAGGAGAATGTGTCTGCAGCGCTGGGTACTGGGGGACCAG CTGCAACAGTTCCTGCCCATCTGGCTTCCATGGAAACAACTGCTCTATTCCCTGCCAATGTGCAGAGGGACTCTGCCACCCTGTCTCAGGGGCCT GCCCTTACAGTAAGAATGCTGCCCTCATCGTTGGCCTTCTGGCGCCTCTGCTACTGCTCCTCCTGGGCATTGCCTGCTGTGCCTACTGTTGCTGGGCCACCCGGTTGGACCCCAAGGACAG GCCAGTAAGGGATGGAGCTGCCTTGTCCAGGATGAAGCAGCAGGTCTGGGGGGCACTGAGCAGCCTAGGCTCTACACTGTCCTGTGGTTCCCTCAGCAGCCACAAACTTCCCTGGGTGACAG TCTCTCACCATGACCCAGAGGTCCCCTTCAACCACAGCTTCATCGAGCCGCCCTCTGCTGGCTGGGCCTCCGATGACTCCTTCTCTTCTGATCCTGAGTCTGGAGCAGAGGATGAAGTTCCTGCCTACTGTGTGCCACCCCAAGAAG GGATGGTCCCGGTAACCCAAGCAGAGTCAGCAGAGGCCAGCCTGGCTGGaggccccttccctcccccagagGATACCTCCACTCCATTTGCTATTCCACGAACCTCCAGCCTAGCGCGGGCCAAGCGGCCATCAGTCTCCTTTGCTGAAGGCACCAAGTTTACATCGCAGAGTTGCCGAAGCTCGGGGGAACTCTCCAGCCCATTCCGAAAACCCAAAAGGCTCTCCAGGGGCGCCCAGCCAGGTCCTGAGGGCCAGGAAGCCAAGGAAGCCACGACTCTGGAGCAAGCAAACACAGATGAGGCCCCTCCTGCTGCCGCCAGCCCCAGAAATTCTGCCATTGACAACCAGTACTACCTTGAAGACCAAACAGTGGTTGAGCGTGTGGAAGCCATTGACAATGGTGTCCAGGAGAGTTCAGGTCCTGTAGCCACAATCTACATGCTGGCAGGGACGCCCCAGAGATCTGAGGGTCCTTTCTGGTCTATCATCCACCGTTTTGGTAATTTCCGGAAAGGTCAGGCAGAAGCCAAGGTCAAGACTGCCATCCCTAAGCCTCCACGCAGAGCCCTGGGTCAGAACAAGGGTAGCCCTGGGTTGGCCTCTAGTTCTGTCAGTCAGAGCCCTGGTGCTATTGCTAAGCCACCACGCAGGGCCCGAGGTCGGAACAAGGGCAGCCCTGGGCTGTTCTCTGGCTCTGCCAGTCAGAACCCTGGCTCAGCTCCCACTGCCAAGCTCATTGGTACCATGGAGTCTATAGGAGCTGGATCAGAGGAAGCGTCCAGGGGCCTGGGGGATGACATTGAGAGCTCAGGGAGGGTCCAGGAGCCAGTCTTTGGGAACAGCCCTCAAGAACAGGATCTCCAAAAGCAGGCAGAAGAGGAAGGGCTGGAGGAACCCCTATATGAGAATGTTGTACTCATGTCTGGGCCACTAGAGCCCTAA